A genomic window from Aethina tumida isolate Nest 87 chromosome 4, icAetTumi1.1, whole genome shotgun sequence includes:
- the LOC109596868 gene encoding elongation factor G, mitochondrial, with product MTIFKLFQAPQYLKNAANLLKFSLDSNSKFMSSYAKYAEHKDLRSIRNIGISAHIDSGKTTLTERILFYTGRIEAMHEVKGKDNVGATMDSMELERQRGITIQSAATYTLWKDHNINIIDTPGHVDFTVEVERALRVLDGAILVLCAVGGVQSQSLTVNRQMKRYNVPCLAFINKLDRLGANPTRVLSQMRSKMNHNAAFIQLPIGVESNCKGIIDLITQKAIYFEGDYGDNLRYDEIPQDMRTESSERRHELIEHLSNADEHLGELYLEEKPIEEKDIKAAIRRTCLKRTFTPVLVGTALKNKGVQPLLDAVLDYLPNPGEVENFALREQEGKEPEKVPLNPARTADNPFVALAFKLEAGKFGQLTYMRCYQGCLKKGETIYNVRTQRKVRIARLVRMHSNNMEDVNEVYAGDIFALFGVDCASGDTFVTDPKSELSLESIYVPEPVVSMAINPVNSKDRDNFSKAVARFTKEDPTFHFYFDNDNKETIVSGMGELHLEIYAQRMEREYNCPVKLGKPKVAFRETLVSPCEFDYLHKKQSGGQGQYGRVTGILEPLPPNKNTMLEFVDETVGTNVPKQYIPGIRRGFLAMAEKGLLAGQKLSGLKFRLLDGAHHIVDSSELAFFLAAQGAIREVFEKGIWQILEPIMTVEVTAPDEFQGAVMAQLNKRHGIITASEGTEGWFTIYAEVPLNDMFGYAGELRSSTQGKGEFTMEYSKYIPCLPEVQDQLVQEYQKQMGILPEKDKKKKKN from the exons atgacGATTTTTAAGCTGTTTCAAGCGCCTCAATACCTAAAAAATGCCGCTAATCTCCTAAAATTTTCTCTCGAC tcGAACTCAAAATTCATGTCCAGTTATGCAAAATACGCCGAACACAAAGACCTGAGATCAATCCGAAACATTGGAATCTCCGCACATATTGACTCGGGCAAAACTACTTTAACtgaaagaatattattttacacagGCCGGATAGAGGCCATGCACGAAGTCAAAGGTAAAGACAATGTTGGTGCCACTATGGATTCAATGGAACTGGAACGACAACGAGGAATCACTATTCAATCCGCCGCCACTTATACTCTATGGAAAGaccacaatattaatataatcgaTACACCAGGTCATGTGGACTTTACTGTTGAAGTTGAGAGAGCTTTAAGAGTTTTAGATGGGGCTATTTTGGTGCTTTGCGCTGTCGGTGGGGTGCAAAGTCAATCGTTAACCGTCAACAGGCAGATGAAAAGGTATAATGTTCCTTGTTTGGCTTTTATCAATAAGTTGGACAGATTGGGGGCAAATCCTACAAGAGTTTTGTCACAAATGAG GTCAAAAATGAACCACAATGCTGCCTTCATCCAACTCCCAATTGGTGTTGAAAGTAACTGCAAaggaataattgatttaatcacACAAAAGGCCATTTATTTCGAGGGTGACTACGGGGACAACTTGCGCTACGATGAAATCCCCCAGGACATGCGCACTGAGTCGTCGGAACGTCGTCACGAACTGATCGAACATTTGTCCAACGCTGACGAACACCTGGGAGAACTTTACTTAGAAGAGAAACCAATTGAAGAAAAGGATATTAAGGCGGCAATAAGAAGGACCTGTTTGAAGAGAACATTCACTCCAGTTTTAGTGGGCACCGCCCTGAAGAATAAAGGAGTTCAACCCCTGTTGGATGCTGTGTTAGATTATCTGCCAAATCCTGGGGAAGTTGAGAACTTTGCTCTGAGAGAACAGGAGGGAAAAGAACCGGAAAAAGTACCGTTAAACCCTGCCAGAACTGCCGACAATCCATTCGTAGCGCTTGCCTTCAAACTGGAGGCGGGCAAGTTTGGACAACTGACTTACATGAGATGTTACCAAGGTTGTCTCAAAAAGGGAGAAACAATCTACAATGTGAGGACCCAGAGAAAAGTCAGAATTGCCAGGCTGGTGCGCATGCATTCCAACAACATGGAAGATGTCAATGAAGTCTATGCAGGCGACATTTTCGCCTTATTTGGTGTTGACTGCGCCAGTGGTGACACTTTCGTTACCGATCCCAAATCTGAGCTGTCCTTGGAGTCGATTTATGTTCCGGAACCTGTCGTTTCGATGGCTATTAACCCAGTAAACAGCAAAGACAGAGACAATTTCTCCAAAGCAGTAGCAAGGTTCACAAAAGAAGATCCGACCTTCCACTTTTACTTCGACAACGACAACAAAGAAACTATCGTGTCTGGTATGGGTGAGTTACACTTGGAGATTTACGCCCAAAGGATGGAACGTGAGTACAACTGTCCGGTAAAACTAGGAAAGCCTAAAGTCGCCTTCAGAGAGACTCTGGTTTCGCCGTGCGAATTCGATTACTTGCACAAGAAACAATCCGGAGGACAAGGTCAATACGGTAGAGTTACCGGTATCTTGGAACCTTTGCCACCAAACAAGAACACCATGTTGGAATTCGTAGACGAAACTGTAGGTACGAACGTACCCAAGCAATATATTCCGGGTATCAGACGTGGCTTTTTGGCCATGGCTGAAAAAGGATTGCTGGCAGGACAGAAATTGTCTGGGCTCAAATTCAGATTGTTGGACGGTGCCCATCACATCGTCGACTCCAGCGAGTTGGCCTTCTTTTTGGCTGCTCAAGGAGCCATCAGGGAAG TGTTTGAAAAGGGAATCTGGCAGATCCTGGAACCCATCATGACCGTGGAGGTGACCGCCCCAGACGAGTTCCAAGGCGCTGTTATGGCTCAACTTAACAAACGCCACGGCATCATTACAGCCAGCGAAGGTACAGAAGGTTGGTTCACCATTTACGCCGAAGTACCGTTGAACGACATGTTCGGGTATGCGGGTGAATTAAGATCGAGCACACAAGGCAAAGGAGAGTTCACCATGGAGTACAGCAAATACATTCCTTGTTTGCCTGAAGTACAAGATCAGCTGGTGCAGGAGTACCAGAAGCAAATGGGTATCTTACCTGAGAAGGataagaagaaaaagaaaaactaa
- the LOC109596893 gene encoding tetratricopeptide repeat protein 14 homolog isoform X4, which yields MDTVVFRKALEHKNESYDALLEKSVGFNNPNNIQYLAEQMDVNNHKSVMKGLSGKFPENEYAGELRQVQASKWAYRNVADGIDHFKAGKHTEAFQCLNKALNIDPKNVEGLVARGALYANSGNFQRAIEDFETALKLNPNHANARKYMGETLVALGRSYEDDNKIEEARKAYQSCLTIIPYHEEAQSSLDFLKSKAPAAASSKNLIEPGELMLPNLGGQNSKSSTDVNDALKQLLREEEEGKKESSGKKKKGKKSKKRKNRHRSSSSSSSSSSGSDSSSSSSSSSSDSSSSSGDSDFKKKKKRRSRSHRREKQSSLSPLSKRMAMMDQSQDTTSNFNFNKPAAPATFDFDLQHGIEASTSKSAQPAYMDEYESKVRAFLDNTKDNLDYEDKVRKFLEESNKWKRKEGGSDKKKKKKKEKKAKKESRKKRKKDKLKRKSGGLDLSDFDTHKKLRDAIKKELSKDKHSKRHQAGSDDDEYLFQKTGYTKRFFESLPDLEELESKLNAYYALEKDSKRLSANFRSDSESPRRGAAADDLLQSPSPTREQKARQTVADAAASAGKWKMHIGPGTSGNTRFKRKAPERSSGVPPPSSSDWHDEQDNKRGGKNGSMDESPIHGRGGMKSHQMPPTAAEKAQSVRKQMEKTMKDVPGTSNKQRAIETPPIPMGIPPGIAKKLGVKGPLLAPVAPPKPMIPSGPVVLDKFGNFRLMTPPEMKKHDQPPLPPGRRPPEPPGRPRSDSRSPKRRSRSRSKMSRSRSTSMSRSRSRSYRSRSRSYYSRSRSRSGSYYSRSRSRSRSYSGDRRRYRRGGFRGRYNDRGTYYKPRFQNPRHNNNMRGRGGGGGGYYNNRDTREYRGGRGGGRPFNRPYNQRRPRGRFTRGGGGGQGYRDYRDRQSRYDRSRSRERSRSYSRSDSDDQTQNVKKSHVEKDADKVNKYADEVHENVRHEGPLSEGEDRDDYTGDNKVIDREAFDGKWADKDDIAPPGTRETPKKDIPADSKDDAEAS from the exons GAAAGCGCTGGAGCACAAGAACGAATCCTACGATGCACTATTAGAGAAGAGCGTCGGCTTCAACAATCCGAATAACATTCAGTATCTAGCCGAACAGATGGACGTTAACAATCACAAATCTGTCATGAAGGGGCTTAG tgGTAAGTTCCCCGAAAACGAGTACGCCGGCGAATTGCGCCAGGTGCAGGCCAGCAAGTGGGCGTACCGCAACGTGGCCGACGGCATTGACCATTTCAAAGCGGGCAAGCACACCGAGGCGTTCCAATGCCTGAACAAGGCCCTGAACATCGATCCGAAAAACGTCGAGGGTTTGGTGGCGCGAGGCGCCCTCTACGCGAACAGCGGCAACTTTCAGCGTGCCATCGAAGACTTCGAAACGGCCCTGAAACTGAACCCCAACCACGCCAACGCCCGCAAATACATGGGCGAAACGTTGGTGGCCCTCGGTCGCAGTTACGAGGACGACAACAAGATCGAGGAGGCGCGCAAAGCGTACCAGAGCTGTCTGACCATAATACCGTATCACGAGGAGGCGCAGAGCTCGTTGGACTTTTTAAAATCGAAGGCGCCGGCCGCTGCGTCCAGTAAAAACCTGATCGAGCCCGGTGAGCTCATGTTGCCCAATTTGGGTGGGCAGAACAGCAAGTCGTCGACGGACGTGAACGATGCCCTCAAGCAGCTGCTGAGGGAAGAGGAGGAGGGTAAAAAGGAGAGCAGTGGTAAGAAAAAGAAGGGCAAAAAGAGCAAGAAACGTAAGAACCGACACAGGTCGAGCTCAAGCTCCAGCTCTAGCTCGAGCGGCTCAGACAGTTCGAGTTCAAGCTCAAGTTCCAGCAGCGACAGTAGCTCCTCCTCCGGCGATTCCGATTtcaagaagaaaaagaaacgACGTTCCAGGTCGCACAG ACGGGAGAAACAGAGTTCGTTGAGTCCGTTGAGCAAACGGATGGCGATGATGGACCAATCACAGGACACCACGtccaattttaactttaacaagCCGGCCGCCCCGGCTACATTCGACTTTGATTTGCAGCACGGCATCGAGGCGAGTACCTCGAAGTCGGCACAGCCCGCCTACATGGACGAGTACGAGAGCAAAGTGCGTGCCTTCCTGGATAATACCAAAGATAATCTAGATTACGAAGACAAGGTGCGCAAGTTCTTGGAAGAGAGTAATAAGTGGAAGCGCAAAGAGGGCGGCTCCGacaagaagaagaaaaagaaaaaggaGAAGAAGGCCAAAAAGGAGAGCCGCAAGAAGCGCAAGAAGGACAAGCTAAAGAGAAAGTCGGGTGGATTGGATCTGAGCGATTTTGACACCCACAAAAAATTACGCGATGCCATAAAGAAAGAGTTGAGCAAGGATAAACATTCGAAGCGACATCAGGCCGGTTCAGATGACGATGAGTATCTGTTCCAAAAAACCGGATACACCAAGAG GTTCTTTGAAAGCTTACCCGATTTGGAGGAATTAGAGTCGAAATTGAACGCCTATTACGCTTTAGAAAAAGATAGCAAAAg ATTGAGCGCCAATTTCAGGTCAGACAGCGAGAGCCCCCGACGCGGTGCAGCAGCAGACGACCTCCTGCAATCCCCCTCCCCCACTAGGGAACAAAAGGCACGTCAAACGGTCGCAGACGCAGCCGCAAGCGCTGGAAAGTGGAAGATGCACATTGGACCCGGCACTTCAGGTAACACCCGATTCAAGCGGAAGGCGCCCGAACGCAGTTCGGGTGTGCCGCCCCCTTCGTCTTCCGATTGGCACGACGAACAAGATAACAAAAGAGGAG GTAAAAACGGTTCGATGGATGAGTCGCCGATTCACGGCAGGGGCGGCATGAAGTCGCACCAGATGCCGCCCACCGCCGCGGAGAAGGCGCAGAGCGTGCGCAAGCAGATGGAGAAGACCATGAAGGACGTGCCAGGCACCTCCAACAAGCAACGCGCTATCGAGACGCCTCCAATACCGATGGGCATACCGCCGGGTATAGCCAAGAAGTTGGGCGTGAAGGGTCCCCTGTTGGCGCCGGTGGCGCCGCCCAAGCCGATGATTCCTTCAGGGCCGGTGGTCCTGGACAAGTTCGGCAACTTTAGGCTGATGACGCCGCCCGAAATGAAGAAGCACGATCAACCGCCGCTGCCTCCGGGTCGCAGACCACCAGAACCGCCGGGTAGGCCAAGGTCTGACAGTAGGTCGCCGAAGCGTCGGTCTCGTAGTCGCTCGAAGATGAGCCGTTCCAGATCGACGTCGATGTCAAGATCTAGGTCGCGCAGTTATCGCTCACGGTCGCGTTCGTACTATTCCCGTTCGCGGTCTCGCAGTGGTTCTTACTACTCCAGGTCGAGGTCTAGGTCACGTAGCTACAGCGGAGACAGGCGTAGATACAGACGGGGTGGGTTCAGAGGAAGGTACAACGACCGTGGCACATATTATAAGCCCCGTTTCCAAAATCCACGTCACAACAACAATATGAGGGGCAGAGGTGGTGGCGGTGGAGGCTACTACAATAACAGGGACACCAGAGAATACAGAGGCGGCAGAGGAGGTGGCAGGCCGTTCAATAGACCGTACAATCAGAGAAGACCTAGAGGTCGGTTTACCAGAGGCGGAGGCGGTGGCCAGGGCTACAGGGATTACAGGGACAGACAGTCTCGCTACGACAGGAGTAGGTCGAGGGAGAGGAGCAGGTCGTATAGCCGCAGTGACTCCGACGACCAAACACAGAACGTGAAGAAGAGTCACGTTGAAAAGGACGCGGACAAAGTAAACAAGTACGCAGACGAAGTCCATGAGAACGTGAGGCACGAGGGCCCGTTGTCCGAAGGTGAAGACAGAGACGATTATACCGGTGATAACAAGGTGATTGATCGGGAGGCGTTCGACGGTAAATGGGCAGATAAGGACGACATTGCCCCGCCTGGTACAAGAGAAACCCCCAAGAAAGACATTCCCGCCGACAGCAAAGATGATGCTGAAGCCAGTTGA
- the LOC109596862 gene encoding uncharacterized protein LOC109596862, with product MELKESVIMDVTDAFRGGDDITKTDFFDFVVTPDSNDSHSIQQFTKQMRSVNAFLGNGGGGQDGDADANGNKETNNNSLLMQDIPTTTSESAANFEASFWNDKETVKIETAILEDLNKYCWNTDETNGVVQIANKTNNNNNNNNTDGQIYTLTVLNGIDQNATWYRQPLSAMGKDEDGSVSSPSSMEHLQTGLDIDSILSIMPGTINGFTGTYSEGTMSPNTDGLIKSETYTYEDSGFADNKEELASSLIIDTPLLEAHDSFNNNNNDWKLTNNNNTGSGSPDSLLRSALQGKAFVRYNGATNVKSPKIENNTELRRALSTPPSKSETIYIKEEVDSIPTIVAGIDANGKVIFEEQITTRPVTETENNPSSTHNVDDLLLSQLDHSFPEDFEKLKRIANEVAESVNQYCQIDTSADNTVNSISPDQIGILYNLSSPIQITTPVVTSTKPTTKKYKRSNSGAKSQTTVQNATSTSNGVRKERSLHYCSICSKGFKDKYSVNVHIRTHTGEKPFTCSLCGKSFRQKAHLAKHYQTHIAQKNAAAAGTVTAAKTKSR from the exons ATGGAGCTGAAAGAATCTGTGATAATGGACGTGACGGATGCATTTCGCGGCGGCGACGACATAACGAAAACGGACTTTTTCGATTTCGTCGTGACGCCCGACTCGAACGACAGCCACTCGATACAGCAGTTCACTAAACAGATGCGATCGGTGAACGCGTTCCTGGGCAACGGGGGCGGCGGCCAGGACGGCGACGCCGACGCCAACGGCAACAAGGAGACGAACAACAACAGCCTGCTGATGCAGGACATACCGACCACTACCTCAGAAAGCGCCGCCAATTTCGAGGCGAGCTTCTGGAACGACAAGGAGACGGTGAAGATCGAGACAGCCATTTTGGAGGATCTGAACAAGTACTGTTGGAACACGGACGAGACCAATGGGGTGGTGCAGATAGCCAACAAGAcgaataacaataacaacaataacaacacgGACGGGCAGATCTACACGTTGACGGTGTTGAATGGGATCGATCAGAATGCCACGTGGTACCGACAGCCGTTATCCGCCATGGGTAAGGATGAGGACGGGTCCGTGTCCAGTCCCAGCTCCATGGAGCACCTGCAGACCGGCTTAGACATCGACTCCATTTTAAGTATTATGCCCGGCACCATCAATGGGTTCACGGGCACCTACAGCGAGGGGACCATGAGCCCCAACACCGACGGTCTTATCAAGTCAGAAACTTACACCTACGAGGACAGCGGGTTTGCTGACAACAAAGAGGAGCTGGCCAGCTCGCTGATAATCGACACGCCTCTCCTCGAAGCTCACGACAgtttcaacaacaacaacaacgacTGGAAACTGACGAACAACAACAACACGGGGAGTGGCTCTCCGGACTCGTTGCTGCGGAGCGCCTTGCAAGGAAAGGCCTTCGTCAGATACAACGGGGCGACGAACGTAAAGTCGCCCAAGATCGAGAACAACACGGAACTGAGAAGAGCACTCAGCACGCCGCCCTCCAAATCCGAGACGATATACATCAAGGAGGAGGTCGACTCGATACCCACCATAGTGGCGGGCATCGACGCCAACG GCAAAGTAATATTCGAGGAGCAGATAACAACGCGACCGGTGACCGAGACGGAGAACAACCCGTCGAGTACGCACAACGTGGACGACCTCCTGCTCTCCCAGCTCGACCACTCGTTCCCCGAGGACTTCGAGAAGCTGAAGCGCATCGCGAACGAGGTGGCCGAGTCCGTGAACCAGTACTGCCAGATCGACACGTCCGCCGACAATACCGTGAACAGTATTAGCCCCGATCAGATCGGCATACTGTACAACCTCAGCTCCCCCATACAGATCACCACGCCGGTGGTTACGAGCACCAAGCCGACGACCAAGAAGTACAAGCGGTCGAACAGCGGCGCCAAGTCGCAGACGACGGTCCAGAACGCCACGTCGACGAGCAACGGCGTCAGGAAGGAGAGATCGCTGCACTACTGCAGCATATGCTCGAAGGGCTTCAAGGACAAGTACTCGGTGAACGTGCACATACGCACGCACACCGGCGAGAAGCCCTTCACGTGCAGCCTGTGCGGGAAGAGTTTCAGGCAGAAGGCGCATCTAGCCAAACATTATCAGACACACATTGCGCAGAAGAACGCGGCGGCGGCCGGCACCGTCACGGCCGCCAAAACCAAATCTAGGTAg